Part of the Anomaloglossus baeobatrachus isolate aAnoBae1 chromosome 1, aAnoBae1.hap1, whole genome shotgun sequence genome, gtgcctaatccatgcccacgtggcatattggaatgcagcatgtcacttttcatgcactttggatgcaggtcccactctatgggagaggctgcatccagagtgcatgaaatcggcttttcattactgtttctgcagcgatttgaagcgcacgtgtgctgttcaaatcgctgcagaaattttctgtGAACTCTTATGTTGAttccttttcccaaaaagctctacttttgtctcatctgaccagagaacattcttccaaaacgttttaggctctcaggtgagttttggcaaactccagcctggcttttttgggaaaaggcatcaagagttttcaggaaaaaaaaaaaggcattcaaagaaaagaacactgtccctaaagtcaaacatggcggacgttccctgatgttttggggttgctttgctgcccctggcactggactgcttgaccgtgtgcatggcattatgaagtctgaagactaccaacaaagtttgcagcataatgtagggcccagtgtgagaaagctagttctccctcagaggtcatgggtcttccagcaggacaatgacccaaaacactagaaaatggtttgagagaaagcactggagactactaaagtggccagaaatgagtccagacctgaatcccatagcacacctgtggagagatctcaaaatggcagtttggagaagacacccttcaaatctcagggacttgGAGCATTTTGCCAAAGAAGAattgtctaaaattcctgcagagcattgtaagaaactcattgattgttaccggaagcggttcgtagttattttggctaaaggttgtgcagccaagtattaggctgagggtgccaatacttttgtccgggccatttttggagttatgtgaaatgatcaatgatgtgatttttggttcattctgtgtggtttttcattgcaagcaaaataaatgaagataccaAAAAAtgtatgattgcaatcattttcaggaagaaacagtattatctgacagaattgcaggggtgccaatacttttggccagcactgtatattgtaATTACAATATACttacatattttattatatatttacaatttattatttttgtgttctaaagttgtattccaataaatattttatgttctatcaaaatatcttgattattgtatcaaattaaatgtctgatgttcacattgtactacaataaatttttcacttaaatataagcattatactaatttAGTAAAATAtttagcacattctgcattgcactactgtccccaattttttttatattttaggagtcggagcaggtgcattttataccgactcagactccaccaaaatgagctccgactcagactccacagccctggatggCAGCTCATACTTAAAAGCTCTTGCCATATGCTAAAAATTGTCTCAGGGTCTTAGTGTAAACTAGTTAACAGCACAGGTGGATCTCAGATTTACCCATGCTTGTTGGCTAAACCGATATGTAGCTATGTGTATGGAAAGATGTGAGCTTAGCTTGTAAGCTCACAAAGTTATGGATATGACCAAGGACATAAGATACATCCCCTTGGTGGTGAAGAGGTTAAGGGAGGTAGACCAAGCAGATGGGTGGAATAGATTGCTATACCCAACACATTACCACCCTTTTGCACCTGTCAACTGTGCATTGCTGGAACCTTACTTGCATGTTTCTAAAATAAAAACGAATCTGAccgaaaggtatgcttacattcagcatcctagtgccagtgtagcactagcTTTACTTTATATGAAAATCATGATTGTTGGTCCCCCTTAAACTACAATTTCTATTCAAATATTGAtggatttaataaaaaaatttaaaaaaaccgaACACAATAAGTATTTTTAAAACTTTattgcaaaaaaataaacaaaaacaaaattcTTCCACATCCTTGAGGCCAgctgaaagaagaaagaaaaaagtgtTACTTGTAATTACATTGCACTACAGGTTATATTCCTGTAAAGTGAAACTCCTACATCTAGTGTAACCTGATGCAGTCTGTCAAGTCTTCCTAACCTAGCCTGTATAATTGCATTGCCATGAAAAGATCAGTCTTACTTTATGCTTTTTTAATGTTACACAATGCCATAAGTTTTAGGTACTAGTTAATGACCCAGTTAATAGAAAGTGTTCAAAGATCAAGGCTTAATCACAAGCGACTGCCTTGTCTAGATCTATCTGTTTCAATTGCAGTTTGCACACAACCTATTGAAAGTTGCACAGCAACAGAAAGCAGAAGCCTGAAACAAAAGGTGATATGCCGATTTTCTGGAGTGGTCACTGAACAAATGTAAGTTTATTACAACAAAAATTTAGCAGTCTgttacactttaaggctatgtgcacacattgcatttttgtgaccacaaagatgcactttTTGCCCCCCACAATGGAGACCACCACATCTGAAGCtaccagcgagcaccatagaacattaCTGCCTGCTGCATTGTGCACCATACAACTTAAGTGAGTTGCACGATCAGTGGTGACCTCACTTTGAGGACTATATGGccacagctaacctgagtgacatccccgctaatcgcactgctcacttcagttgcagcgttgagctcacagcaggcagtcatggtctatggcacTCACTGAGCTTCTGATgtgccgaggggggggggggcaggaggagTCATGGACCTTTTGTGGGATTATGTTAGACTAACAGTGTTCACAGGATAATAAAATGCTGAGGGttctttgtcttatttcaaataagatttttttgcagtgtttattttcacttacaaattagtgattgTGTTTCTCAGATacttgccatcactaatctaggacttagtggctgctgtaggctgccattaactccctcattacccccGCAACAGGACAATTTGGAAGAACTGGGTAAAGTGCCAGCCAGGATAGTCCCATCTAATGGCTGCAGCAATTCATGGTAGCTGCTGGCTGATTTTAGGCTGGGGATGCCCAACAACCTGGGAATAATATTTAATACAGTTGTTCTGACCAACCAGTTAACAGCCAATTAATTTTTGCTTTAAGTAATCAGCAGCACTTCACCTAATGAATAGTTTGCTTTCTCATTGGGCTATTGCCAGCATAGCATACACAGGTGTCAAAGGTGACCTGGCTGTCAATTACACACTTGTCTAAATGTATTAAGTACTTTTAACAAGTATAAACACTTAAGTTGAGTAAGCTATATACACATACTGACCTCTAAAGAGGTAGATACAAAGGACTCTGTTAAGTCATGCTGGACAAAGGTCTAGAATCAGAAGTTACCCGTTATTCTGAAAGATAAAAACACATTACATTTTAATATCACTAGTTAACAAGTCATTTTCCAAGAAAATCTATACATTAACCACATGATTAAGAGCAGTTCCATAGATTCTACTAGAATACTGCAGAAATCACTGCAAACATTGATAAGATTAGTTTGCAGTAGGTAAGCATCACATTATCCAGCTACTGGAAATGTGACCGTCAATGTAGACCAACCACACCATGTGTCAAGTTAAATGTTACAACTATTGAGTGTAAAGTCTAAAGTAAATTCTACAATTTcatcacttttttaaaaaaaaaataattttacagcAGTGGTCCGTTAAAACTACAGTTGAACATTTGTGTTGACAGGTCATAAAATTGGTCaagaacggaaaaaaaaaaaatatatatatatatatatatatatatggaggtgCAACAGTCACCCTTTATATCCAGGCCCACAACTATTAAGGACCATGCAAGGCCTTGCATGTGTCTGGCAGTACACAATACATACAAGTTTGAAACTATTTTGTCGTTTCCCAGCACACTGTCAACGAAGTTGTTAACATATGCAAAAGAAACCAGTGCTTTAGGAGCACATTACATTGTACACTTAGCTCAAGGAGTAGGGATGTGGACATGAGCAGAAGAGTTACCTCAAAATACCGGCCTAATTCCACAAATGAACTAGCCAAGAGCAGCTTTCGTCAGGCTTCACAGGATGCACAACACTTGACTTCTCCAAGGACATTGCAGAGTCTGTACTCTAGTAGAGGATTCTCAGAAGGCAGTTTTGTACCATCTAATATGGTGTATAAAAATCTTAATCCCTAATACTGCATAGAAAGTGCTAAAGATTTCATTCACAAATACATTTCTGATCCACAATGCCAGTTTCATAATTTGATGTTTTATTAACCCTCTACAGTGTTATAGGAACACTGTGGCAAAGTGATACCTCATTTTATGTAAGGAAAGTGTTAGTGAATGTCATTAATGGCTGTTAACCTTTGCTTTAATTTCATAAATCAATTGCACATGAAAATAAGTTTGTAATGTAATTTGCTTTTTTGTCAGTCATCGCCAATTCTTGAGGTAAAGCCTGTATTCAGTGACGACTCATTACAGACATTCTAATACAACTGGAAGTGGAGGAGCTAACTATCTGGCTTACAGCCACCATCTAAGCTCagcaaggccagtttcacacatccagcatgtcGCCAGATTCAGCACTCCAGTacggtgtaatacagtacaatggcatcacagCAACCTCCGGtatcatgctgtcatgtgaccagagcttgccgtgatgccattgtacaggATTACACTGCTGGATCCAgccaaatgctggatgtgtgaaacgggcctaatgggaaagtcttcactgaacacagattttacctcagaattgagaaattTATTAATGACTGATCCTTTCTGACAAAAGGCAGCACATTGTCTTACAAAGTTGCCCATTTTCATGCATAGTATTTATTTCATAAATACTCAGACTGCTACTCTTTGGAAGGTTATTCTCATGTCTGCATATTAGCCAATACCTCAAATTAGATAAGTACAGTTCTGATCTACAtggctcttacctcatgtgcatggcATTGCAGCTTATGTAGCCTATCcagagttgcttgtggtcatataaTCAGATACTCAAGCTACAATGCCCTACGCAAGGTAACAGACATTgctatatcagaactatactacatttgtaaattggaggtatttgccattacacctactacatattaggataggacctTAGACATGGGAATAACCATTTCTTTAGAAACCCACTAATCCTGCTATACAACATTCAATGTGATCACTCATACTATACTTGGCTGAGAAGTTGTATTTGATCTAGCGGCCCAATAAAACCCCCAGTGTGTACTATCCCCAGCCACATCCATGTTGTGCAGAAGGTAAAATGTCAGGAGCACATTTCTTTTTATACGGTCTTTTAATAGGCTTCGTGAAGCCAAACGCAAGTTGAATACAAGAATTCTGTAACCACTTCAATACAATTCCATCCAGTAAAAAAAGGACAATATAAACAAACATTTTCAAGAACTTCTTGTGACTTATTGGAGAGATTGGACAAGAGTTTTGCTTTAAGTATATCAAGGAGGCTTGGCCACTATTTACATTGCACCCAGGCTCTGATCTACCTTGTTACACTAAAGGAATGTTCAAAAAGCATTCTCAGAGTacttggggacattacccctggcACTATATACAGCAGCAACAGGCATAAGACAGTGTTGCATCATAAGACCAAGTCCACCAGCAAGCAGGAGATTGTTTCCACACGCGCCACAAAAATCCTGTTGCTGAAGGAGCTGATCTGCTCCAATACACTCCACAACGCAAGGTTAACTCCAACTAGTGTGCCTCAAATGAAACAGCTCTGACAGGAACTCATACCCGTCACATTAGTAACAAAAGAAAGACTCAAATAAAAGCAAGTGCCCCAGGTCAGACCCTAGAGGACAGCTATTTCACATCAATTAGAGGCAGTCAGGAATatgaaatgtagaaaaaaaaatatttaacagaAGTAGAAGTACTACATAATAACGATTCTGCGAAGCTCCAAAAATCTTTATAAATACAGCCATTGGAAGGACGATCTTGAGTCAGGAAGGTATTTTACTCGTTGTGTGTAGCTGAGGACAAGAAGCAGGCACAGTTGTAAAGCACTTGCATATGGACAAATGGCAGAATAAACTCCTATTGTATTCAGAATGACCCCTTATCCCATTCAGGTCTAGACTGAACCTTAAGGTCTTATGGCAATATAAACTGAAGACTCCCTTAACATGCATTACACTAGATTTGGGACTAGTTTtcctgctttaaaaaaaaaaaaacaaaacatgtcccCACCCCCAACTGCAGGACAGTTTCACACCTTTCCAGTGTGCAGCATACCCCTGTTATGTTCAAAGCACTTGTCTGCAGCACTGTTAATGCTATAGTGCTGAAGACAATGACACTGGAAGTGATGAGACTGCTCTGGACActggaatggtgaaaaaaaatatatatatataaaaaaatactgtTCGCTAGAAAGTACAAACCATGCCCTAAACCCCAAACTCCTGTTAGCAATTACTTACCATAACTGTCATAGCTGTCTCTGTATGAACCTCCAGACCTATCCCCATAGCTGCCTTGACTTCtgccactaaaaaaaaaaaaatgttaaatttaGATATGATCGTTTAAAAACATACTGATTTAACCAACACAAGCAGCTAGTCTAAACAGACAAATTTAAAGTTGTGACAATCAATTTAAACTTTGCGTTCATCTCACTGGCTTTAGGAGACTGGAGGCCAGCCAATCTATTGTATGCAGTGTGCGGTTAAGGACATCCAATCTATTGTATGCAGTGTGCGGTTAAGGACATCCAATCTATTGTATGCAGTGTGCGGTTAAGGACATCCAATCTATTGTATGCAGTGTGCGGTTGGACATCAGGAATAACTGAGTAGGGGAAACACACTTCAATTTATATTACAATATTAACAGTATGCTTTAAAGCCATGACTGAGGCAGCAAGATTTCATCAAACTCTTCTAGCTAAAAATATGTGTTATCTAGTCTTGCAGCCTAGGCCTATATCTAGCACGTCAAGGGGTTGTAGTTTAAATGCACAAGCCTGCAAGCCACTGACTGGGGATTTACAAGTCCTCAGATCTCAGGCTCTGGTGTACACAATATGCATATCTGCATGCCACAATCCAACTAGATGGGCATAGCTTTGCTGAAAGCAAGAGTACTGAGTGAGGATGTGCCCATCTAGTCTGAATGTCGCCGGGAGTATGTACATCACACATGCATGCAATACATTGATTTACAAGCCTGCAGATTTGTGGATTTAGCCAAAACTGATGCACATTTACAAAAAGCTACATGAGAACTTAAGCGCCACACGGTGGTATTTTGCCGGATAGCTGGATGCAGAACAAAttagtttcagttccattcatttacaatagAATTGCTGCAAGATGCGGTCGCATGTGATTGCATCTTGCTGCAGTTTacataggaaatgaatggagccGAAACAGGTTTGTGTCGGATCTGGCTTAATACCGCTGTGAGCGCGGCCTAAAGTAGTAAAGCCCAACCCCTTTAAGCAGAGCCCAAAAAGCAAggagaccggcttagaggagctcaggCACAAGACAACCCCCAGGTAAAAAAGTGTAGCAGTAGTGTGACCAAGTCCTAGATAAGCAGGGTGTACAGAACACTGCTTATTTATTAGAGAACAAAAAAACAACCAAACCAGCAACCACCATTAAATCATTGTCAGCTCACCTCCCATAGTAGTCACGAGATCCACCATATCCTCCACTCCGGTTATCAAATCGGCTGCTTCCATAGCCTCGGTCTCCACCACCTGGTTGTATGAAAAAGTACTTAGAATTGGTCCAGAACAGTCATGCTCATGAGAACCATTTGCAGTTAAACAAATTTGGATAAATACCACGTCCTCTACCGCCACGGAAGAATCCTCTGCCACCTGAAGAACCTCCTCTGTAACCACCTCGCCTATCACCAGAGGACTTGCCAGCCTGGTCTACACGAATCTGACGCCCGTCCACAGACTAAGAAATAATGACAAGTGTACAGTGCAAGATATGCTTTAGTGCCTCAACTTTCAATAATGAACTGCATGATACGGCCAGGCTATAGATCACTCCAGTGCAGGTGAGAGCCCACATTGAAGGAGTTGGCTTCAAGACACTGCTGaggtcatgcagcccagcaggctcctgtgattaatacaacccaccccaccaaaaaaaaaaaaacccacgatCTTGGTCTAAATTCTCATGTAAGAAATAAAAATCGTTTAAACCCAAGTGCTTCCCACAACCCCTCACATGGCAACTGTACACTCACTTTCCCATTCATTGCCTGCATGGCATCCTTCGCATCATCGGGGCTTTCAAATGTAACAAAGCCAAAGCCCCTCGACCTCTTTGTCTCACGATCCTTCACAACCaccactacaaaaaaaaaaaataaaaaaaaaattaagagcaGCCatacaagggggaaaaaaaaaaattttttatatatatgtaaaaaacatACGAACCTTCGGAAATCTGGCCATATTTGCTGAACACCTGTTCCAGGTTCTGTTCGTCGGTGTCGAAGCTCAGGCCACCGATAAAAAGCTTTCCTTCATCTGAAGACATGATGATGTCTGTTGAGAAACACCGATCAATCCGTCACAATGGCTAAAGATGGCGCCCGCCACGTGCCCAGGAGGCGTGCCCTGCAGTGGGGCCTCGTCATTGCGGCcctgcccaacagcagccggcgccATTACTGAGGCGCCACGTTCTCTGCCTGTATACCCGCGGGATACATAGACCTCTTCCCGGCCATTCCACCGTGTGCCTGTATACCCGCGGGATAAGCTTTTCCCGCCCATTCCACCCCACCTCCGCCACATTACACCATGTGCCTGTATACCAGCGCTGCCGAATAGACGCGGGATACATAGAGCTCTTCGCGGCCATTCCACCCCGCCACATCACTACACCGTGTCCCTGTATACCCGCGGGATACATAGCCCTCTTCCCGGCCATTCCACCCCACCCCCATCACTCCTACACCGTGTGCCTGTATACCAGCGCTGCCGCATAAGGCCGGCGTCACCCAGCACGGTCATGGCGAGAGCGCGAATTCTTCCAATAAAGGTATATTACAAATGCCTGCCCCACTATGCGTGGTACAACATAACCTGCACAATGTCCCCTCGCCACCCCGGCCACTCACCGTATCTCGGCAGCGCCCCGCTAGTCACACGCTCAGCTGCAGACAAAGGACCTGGAATGCCGCAATGCCGCCAACACCTCCTTATAAGCTTTCATTACTCCGCCCACCTCATTTACATTTCAACACCGTCTGGAATGAACCATATCGGCGTGGGGAAAAAATGAGGCGCAAGAAAATACTAATACGACGACCTATAAAAAGCTGTTGATAAAAATTGTTGATACATTTTTATTGCTTCTTCAAATTagtgaaacaagaaaaaaaaaaaaatgtcatatgtcGCACAATGGAATATTCCGTTTTCCAATTGCGTCATCAACTTAATATGCAGCCCGCGCTTTGTAATACCAGCGCTCTGATTGGCGGGCTCTGTTGCCGGGCGGACTGGGGCAGGAAACAAAGAACAGGCTTTGTGGTGAAGCACCATTTTGTAAAGCGTGGTCGCAATTTGGATTTAGGTCAGACGGACTTTTTACCGTCTTGAACGCTTGAGAGCGCGACTTCAGCGTGAAGGCGGTAAAATGTAACGTGCCGCGCAACCTGAGGCGCTGAGCTATAGGCTGTGACGTGATGACAGTCACAGCTGTACAAGCCGGCACTACACACTGTACAAGCCGGCACTCTCATATGCACTGTACAAGCCGGCACTACACACTGTACAAGCCGGCACTCTCATATGCACTGTACAAGCCGGCACTACACACTGTACAAGCCGGCACTCTCATATGCACTGTACAAGCCGGCACTACACACTGTACAAGCCGGCACTCTCATATACACTGTACAAGCCGGCACTACACACTTTACAAGCCGGCACTACACACTGTACAAGCCGGCACTACACACTACAAGCCGGCACTACACACTGTACAAGCCGGCACTCTCATATGCACTGTACAAGCCGGCACTACACACTGTACAAGCCGGCACTACACACTGTACAAGCCGGCACTCTCATATACACTGTACAAGCCGGCACTACACACTGTACAAGCCGGCACTCTCATATGCACTGTACAAGCCGGCACTACACACTGTACAAGCCGGCACTACACACTGTACAAGCCGGCACTCTCATATACACTGTACAACCGGCACTACACACTGTACAAGCCGGCACTCTCATATACACTGTACAACCGGCACTACACACTGTACAAGCCGGCACTCTCATATACACTGTACAACCGGCACTACACACTGTACAAGCCGGCACTCTCATATACACTGTACAAGCCGGCACTACACACTGTACAAGCCGGCACTACACACTGTACAAGCCGGCACTCTCATATACACTGTACAAGCCGGCACTACACACTGTACAAGCCGGCACTACACACTGTACAAGCCGGCACTACACACTGTACAAGCCGGCACTCTCATATACACTGTACAAGCCGGCACTACACACTGTACAAGCCGGCACTCTCATATGCACTGTACAAGCCGGCACTACACACTGTACAAGCCGGCACTACACACTGTACAAGCCGGCACTCTCATATACACTGTACAAGCCGGCACTACACACTGTACAAGCCGGCACTCTCATATACACTGTACAAGCCGGCACTACACACTGTACAAGCCGGCACTACACACTGTACAAGCCGGCACTCTCATATACACTGTACAAGCCGGCACTACACACTGTACAAGCCGGCACTCTCATATGCACTGTACAAGCCGGCACTACACACTGTACAAGCCGGCACTCTCATATACACTGTACAAGCCGGCACTACACACTGTACAAGCCGGCACTACACACTGTACAAGCCGGCACTACACACTACAAGCCGGCACTACACACTGTACAAGCCGGCACTCTCATATGCACTGTACAAGCCGGCACTACACACTGTACAAGCCGGCACTACACACTGTACAAGCCGGCACTCTCATATACACTGTACAAGCCGGCACTACACACTGTACAAGCCGGCACTCTCATATGCACTGTACAAGCCGGCACTACACACTGTACAAGCCGGCACTACACACTGTACAAGCCGGCACTCTCATATACACTGTACAACCGGCACTACACACTGTACAAGCCGGCACTCTCATATACACTGTACAACCGGCACTACACACTGTACAAGCCGGCACTCTCATATACACTGTACAACCGGCACTACACACTGTACAAGCCGGCACTCTCATATACACTGTACAAGCCGGCACTACACACTGTACAAGCCGGCACTACACACTGTACAAGCCGGCACTCTCATATACACTGTACAAGCCGGCACTACACACTGTACAAGCCGGCACTACACACTGTACAAGCCGGCACTACACACTGTACAAGCCGGCACTCTCATATACACTGTACAAGCCGGCACTACACACTGTACAAGCCGGCACTCTCATATGCACTGTACAAGCCGGCACTACACACTGTACAAGCCGGCACTACACACTGTACAAGCCGGCACTCTCATATACACTGTACAAGCCGGCACTACACACTGTACAAGCCGGCACTCTCATATACACTGTACAAGCCGGCACTACACACTGTACAAGCCGGCACTACACACTGTACAAGCCGGCACTCTCATATACACTGTACAAGCCGGCACTACACACTGTACAAGCCGGCACTACACACTGTACAAGCCGGCACTACACACTGTACAAGCCGGCACTCTCATATACACTGTACAAGCCGGCACTACACACTGTACAAGCCGGCACTACACACTGTACAAGCCGGCACTCTCATATACACTGTACAAGCCGGCACTACACACTGTACAAGCCGGCACTCTCATATACACTGTACAAAACGGCACTACACACTGTACAAGCCGGCACTCTCATATGCACTGTACAAGCCGGCACTACACACTGTACAAGCCGGCACTACACACTGTACAAGCCGGCACTCTCATATGCACTGTACAAGTCGGCACTACACACTCTACAAGCCGGCACTCTCATATACACTGTACAAGCCGGCACTACACACTGTACAAGCCGGCACTCTCATATACACTGTACAAAACGGCACTACACACTGTACAAGCCGGCACTCTCATATACACTGTACAAGCCGGCACTACACACTGTACAAGCCTTCACTCTCATATACACTGTACAAGCTGGCACTCTCATATGCACTGTACAAGCCGGCACTCTCATATGCACTGTACAAGCCGGCACTCATATACACTGTACAAGCCGGCACTCATATACACTGTACAAGCCGGCACTACACACTGTACAAGCCGGCACTCATATACACTGTACAAGCCG contains:
- the LOC142317148 gene encoding cold-inducible RNA-binding protein B-like isoform X2 gives rise to the protein MSSDEGKLFIGGLSFDTDEQNLEQVFSKYGQISEVVVVKDRETKRSRGFGFVTFESPDDAKDAMQAMNGKSVDGRQIRVDQAGKSSGDRRGGYRGGSSGGRGFFRGGRGRGGGDRGYGSSRFDNRSGGYGGSRDYYGSGRSQGSYGDRSGGSYRDSYDSYE
- the LOC142317148 gene encoding cold-inducible RNA-binding protein B-like isoform X1 codes for the protein MSSDEGKLFIGGLSFDTDEQNLEQVFSKYGQISEVVVVKDRETKRSRGFGFVTFESPDDAKDAMQAMNGKSVDGRQIRVDQAGKSSGDRRGGYRGGSSGGRGFFRGGRGRGGGDRGYGSSRFDNRSGGYGGSRDYYGSGRSQGSYGDRSGGSYRDSYDSYATHNE